GAGACGTTTGACAATGGTGTCATGGAAGTATCTGAGAGCAAGGTTCAATACAATGATTTTGAAATACCGTACTATTTGTACCTATCGTTGTGTACCCAAGTAAGCGAAGTAAGCATTGTGTCGCAGGGAACACACGGAATAGCCAAAGTAGTCGGTAAAAAAATATATTTCCAAATAAAAAGTGACGATAAAGATAAAGGGAAAGACAGAGACGATGAATTTAAAATTCAGGTAATTACCACCAATGGAAAAACCCTCAAAGCCAATTTTAAGGTGAAAATCAAAAAATAGTCATTTGGATTCGTAAACAATTATACAAGTGGTTTGAAGTTAAAGGCTTTCCCGAATTTCGGGAGAGTCTTTCTTGTGAAATTGTGTATAAAAAGCTAATTGCCAACTGAATGATAAATGAACAGGAGTTAGTTAGAGCCTGCCAGCGTAATGATAGAAAAGCCCAAACTGCCTTTTACAATATGTACAAAGGTAAGCTTATGGGTGTATGTCGCCGTTATGCACGTAGTAAAGAGGAAGCCGAAGATATTTATCAAGAAGCATTTGTCAAGATTTTCAACAATATAAAGTCACTCGAAAAACCCGAAGCCGTAGGGGCTTGGGTGCGTAAAACCGTTATTCACACAGCCATAAATTTTTATCATTCAAATTTAAAATTTCAACAAAATACAGATTATGAAGCAGTTGTACTAAGCAATGATGATTACCCTAATATTCTAGCAGCACTTTCCAATGAAGATTTGCTAGCTCTTATTCACCAACTTCCCGACGGCTATCGGATGGTTTTTAACCTGTATGTAATAGATGGGTACAATCATGTCGAAATAGGCAATATGCTGGGAATTAGTGAAAATACATCCAAATCACAACTGTCTCGTGCAAAAGAATTATTGCGAAAGCAATTAAAAAAACTGGGAATTGTCAGCTATGAACGTATCCAATAATGACGAAAAAGACCCTTTAGAGGATTTTTTTAATGACCGATTTCAAGATTTCGAGTCGGACGTTGACGATATGCTTTGGGCAAAGATAGCTCCTGAGCTACCTTTACCTTCTTTTATCAAACTCATTTCGTGGCAACTTATTTCAGTTGCTGCCTTGGTGCTGTTTGTAATGGGCTTATTGTGGCTTGATCCAACAGAATATGAAAAAAATACATTGACTTCAATAGCAACTATCTTTTCTCCCCAAAAATATAATCCAAAACACATATTGGCAACTCCTTCAAGCCAACTCAATGGCTCAACGATAGCCTCACCAAACACAAAAGAAACACTCGACCCAAGCAGTAAGCAATATCAAATCGCTGATGGTGTTACAGAAAACTCGGGTATTCGTTTAGCAGAAAAACAGGCGTTTGCTACTAGCTCAAAAAGAGAGATAGCAAAATATTTTGCCAAAAGGACAGCAACAAATAAGCAATCATCTGAGCGTTTGCCAAACAGTACGACAACCAAGCAAGGGCTAGGAATAGGTATTGTACAAGATAAACCAAGTGCTACAACGACCTTGCCTGAGTACAATCTCATGTCTACCGACAAACCATCGGAAGATTATTTAACCTTGCTCAACAAAAAAGATTTTAGTGATTTAGCGGTACGCTTTAATAAAGCCAAAATAAAGGCTAGCCAACGCAAAACCGTAAGGTATTTTAAAGAAAGTAAACCTGTATCGTTTTATATGAGTGCTATGCCATTGGTTAATTATTATACTATTACACCCAATAGTGGCGACAACAATTATATTCATGATATAGTAGTAAATGACGATGCTGGCCGTATAGGTGTGTATTTGCAGGCTGGGCTTATGTTTACGCTAAGCCAAAAACTAAAGTTAAAAACGGGTTTATCATATACCAAATCGAGCCAAAGTTTTAGTTATCAGGTACGTACCGACTCGCTGGTGATCAAGCCAAGCGACAGCCAAGTAGCTGATGTAGCATTTGCCGAAATCAACAAAGTTTATGCTACTTCTACGCACTATTTAGGAACTCGCTTTGATTTGCAGTACACTTTCCTCAAAGGCGAGGCACTAAGCCACCACCTAAGCTTGGGAATGGAAGGAAATATGCAGCTCAATGGCAAAAACAAAATTAATAGCTTCTTGAATATAGGCTATGGTGTTAGCCGCCAAATAGGAGACAACGCCTATTTATTTATAGAGCCAACATTGAGTTTTGCCCTCAATAACCATACCGACGAAAGTTCGCTCTTGCTGGTTCGTCCTAATAAAATTGGGTTTAATATTGGTATGCACTTCAAAATAAAATAGTGGTTAGGCACTGATTTAGCATATCTTATTCAAATCGTAATCTGGTAATAATATTCTTGAGATAACCTATCTCACCCAAATGTTGGTACTCGTGGAGAAAAAAAGTACTCAATTGTTCTTCAACCGTAACACCCACAAAAGGCAAATTAAATGGACTTACAGAAGCCAGATGTTGGGGCGATGCTTGCGATAATAGCACTAATAGTTGCTCGCCTCTTTGGCTAAAAGCATTCAATAGCTCTTCTAAAGGTGGAAATACCTCGTTAGGTTGTAAAGGTGTTTTAGGAGCAAAAATGACCTTTTCGTTGCTAAATAAGCTCAACTTTTCATCGGGATTGAGCAGCTTAATAAGTGTATTTCTAACAAAAGCGATATGCCCCAACTCCCATGCTAAATGATTGACTTTGCTGTAAGGTCGGAAAAACAATTCTTCTGGAGATACATCCTGATAAATTTTAGCAACTTTCGCATTGTTATTGCTAAGCCCCTTTTGTATAAATTGTATAAAGTCCATAATCAAATTTTTATTTTATCAAACGATTGTTTGATAAAAATGCCTAAATAAAATGACTTCTACAATACTTTGTAACTTAAATATTTAGACCCATTTGCCGAAGGTGATGGTCTAAATGTTGAATATAGTCGTAAGCCACCAATTCAAGCGACACCAAATCCTTCTCTTTGTTTTTAGGAATAGCATTTTTGCCCCAATTAGTCAAAACACCATACTTTTCGGTAGGAAGTTTGTTGAGTACCTGAGCAAAATGCTTGTTGAGTAAAACCCATAATAGCATAAGATTTTGGCTATCATAATGCTGATAGTCTGCTGCCTGTACCCAATGATTTTGCTGATACACAATATGAGCTTCAGCCTGATACTGCCCAACGATTAAACGGCGAATATTCGTTTGTGCAGAGTCGACCAAATGCCCTAGTACTTCTTTGATACTCCACTTTTCGGGAGAAGCTTTGGCCCGACGTTGTTCTTCTGAGAGTTGTTCCCAAAAAGCTTGAACCAGTATAATTCTATCGTAGAGTTTATGAATAACGTCTTGCATATTGCTGATGAGTTATAACTAATTTCCTGATTACTGAACCATGTAATTATTTAGTAATAAAAAAGAGAAAATGGATTCGTAAAAGTCTTTTCTCTAGTATCATTATTCAGTAATCAGGGCGGCTTCGTATTGTATATACTTTCTAAATATTTCTTACAAAATTTCCTCAATCAAAAGTAACTCTTCTGTCGAGAAAAGAAGATTATCCAAGCATTTAAGCGAATCCTGTAGTTGTTCTGTACGGCTAGCACCTATCAATACCGATGTTATACGTTTGTCTTTCAAAATCCAAGACAAGGCCATTTGAGCCAATGTTTGTCCACGCTCAAGAGCCAGTGTATTAAGTTGCTGAATTTTGGCTAAAGTTTCGTCTGTAATAGCTGTTTTTTGTAAAAAACCATGAATTTTTGCCGCACGAGAGTCGTCGGGAACACCCTTGAGGTATTTGTCAGTTAAAAGCCCCTGAGCTAAAGGAGAAAAAGGAATACATCCAATTCCCTCATTTTCAAGCACATCTAAAAGCCCTCCTTCTACCCAACGCTCAAACATCGAATATTTGGGTTGATGAATAACACAAGGAGTACCCAACTTCTTCAAGATTTGGGCAGCCTTGGCTGTATCCTCAGCTCCATAGTTAGAAATCCCAGCATACAAAGCCTTTCCTTGGCGTACAATCAAATCCAACGCCGCCATGGTTTCCTCCAAAGGGGTTTCGGGGTCGGGACGGTGATGGTAGAAAATATCCACATAGTCAAGTCCCATTCTTTTCAAACTTTGGTCAAGACTCGATACCAAATATTTTTTTGACCCCCAATCGCCATAAGGGCCTTCCCACATGGTATAGCCAGCCTTGGTAGAGATAATCAATTCGTCACGATAAAGAGCAAAATCTTTTTTCAACAAAATACCAAAGTTTTCTTCTGCCGAGCCTGGCGGTGGCCCATAATTATTGGCCAAATCAAAATGCGTAATACCGCTATCAAAGGCCAAACGAAGAATTTTACGGTAATTTTCAAAGACATCTACACCGCCAAAATTATGCCATAAGCCAAGCGATACAGCTGGTAATTTCAAACCACTTTTTCCACAACGGCGATATTCCATCTGTTGGTATCGTGTTGGATTTGCTAAATATGTCATTGCTTTTTTTATATAAAGAACGTACCTATACTACACTTCTTGAGGGTATTTGAGTCCAATCTGAGCCCTAATTTCGTCCATCAGCTCCATTAGTTCTAAACTAAACTGTAGAGGTAATTTATCGTTTTCAATACGACCTTCGGCCAAGCAGCGTTGTACATCGGAAGCCTCATAGCCATACCCCCAACCATTACGTTCTGTAGCAAAAACCTGTGGTTCTTCGCCATCGAGGGTTAATGTAAAGCCATGTGTTTCATGGAAACGACCATGAATATAGATTTTACCCTTCGAGCCATAAATCGTACATGTGGTATCTGTTTGAGCAGCCAATGTTGAAAATAACGAAGCTGTAGCACCATTTGGAAACGTCAAAGCCACCGAAACATTCATATCTACCCCTGTTGGAGCCATCACTCCTACCGCTTTTACCTGTGTTGGTTTGCCCAGTAAAAGTTTACTAATGAACAAAGGATAAATTCCGATGTCCATCAGCGAACCACCCGTAAGAGCAGGATTGAAAAGGCGACCCTCTGGATTTATGTCGGCCAAAAAACCAAAATCAGCTACAATATGTACGATTTGGCCAATAGTACCAGCTTTAATAATATCTTCTATTTGATTGATAGCAGGATGAAAGCGAGTCCAAATAGCCTCCATCAAAAAAACCTTTTTCTCTTGCGATTTTTGAATCATGCTTGTTACCATCGAAGTGTTGATAGCAAAAGCTTTTTCACAAAGAACAGGTACACCCGCCTCAAGGCACATGAGGGTATTTTCGCAGTGTTGGGCATGTGGTGTTGCAATATATATTACATCAACCAAGCCACTTTGAGCTAGTTGTTCGTAACTCCCAAAAGCATGAGGACAATGATAAGGCTGTCCAAAAGCTTGGGCTTTTTCCAAGCTTCTAGAGGCTACCGCATTGAGTTTGGCATTAGGAACATTCATTAAATCGTCGGCAAATTTTTCAGCAATTTTTCCACAGCCTATAATGCCCCAACGAGTTGGAGGTACTTGATTGTTTTCAGTTTCCACAGTTAAGTAATTTTTATATTGAGATAAATAAAAGGATATTTTGGAGGTATTTCCCCCAAATGGTTTTCAAAAATACATAAAAAAAACAAGCCCTTACAAGGTTTTATTCTTGGAAAGGGCTTGTTGATGTTCTTTGAACTTTTATAATTATAGAGAACCTTAATGAATCTCTAAAAGCAATTATGATACCGAGCGGTATGTTTCTGATTTCAAACTTATTTTATACACCCACCCCCAAATACGCTTAAATAGTTTTGTTAGTATAAAATAAGGTCTTTATTACTATGATAAAGCCTTTAGGGCATCTATCAATTGTTCTACTTGTTCGGTATTGACAGCCGCAAAGTTGGCAATACGCAACTGAGTAGCCTTAAAATCGCCATAGCCCGAGCCTATCACCATATTGTGCGAAGCTTTGATTGATTCAATAATTTCGGCAGCAGGCTTGTCGATAGTATTTACTACTACTACTGTTTGCGAACGGTGTTCTGGATTTTTGACAAAAATTTCTAAGAAATCACATTTTGTTGCAAAATCATACAGCAGCTTAGCCTTACGTTCAGTTTCCTTTCTGATATTGTCGATACCAATACGATTCATATCTTCGGCTACTTTGCCCAATACATAAATCCCTAGTACATTGGGGGTTTCGGGTGTTTCAAACTTTTCAAAGTTTTTCCACAACGACGGCAATGAATGATACGTACCAATAACCCCTTCATTTTTTTTGAGATTTTTGGCCTTATCCAACATAGCAGGGTTGGCTATCCAACAACCCAAGCCAGCAGGCATTCCAAATGATTTTTGTACCGAAAAGAAAGCCGTATCTACTGTTTCAAAATCCAAATCAGGATATGGAGCCGACGACACCATATCTACAGCCACACATTTATCTTTATTGGCTCTTTTAAGTTTATGAATTTCTGCAGGACGCATCTGTACACCCGACGACGTTTCGTTGGCTGTAGTACAAATCAGTTCGGCATATTCAGGAACTTGGATTTCGGCATAGTCAAACCCTTCGCCAAAAGGTTTTTCGTATTTATGAGCAAATTTGTTGAGCTCGTTAGAAAAGTCGTAAAACTTCTTTGAAAACGAGCCATTTACCAAGTGAAAACTTTCAAACTCAACCGTATTTTGGATAATTCTTTCCCAAATTTCTGTTGCAGAGCCAGTAAAGAAAATACCCGAAGATTCAGGGATATTCATCAACGTACGCAACTGCTCGACGGTATGTTGATAAATTTTACGAAACTGAGCAGAACGATGCGAAATAGACCCTAATTGAAGGTCAAACGCATCGCGATAGTGTTGTTCAACAGTTGGAAAAAGTTCGGCTGGTCCTGGGGTAAAGTATGTTTTACGCATGAATCAATAGTGCTTTAATCTTGTTCAGTAAATTATGGAAATCTTCAAATTGGTACTTGAGTTTTTCAGGGTCGAGTTGCTGAATTATTAAGTGATACTTTCTTTACGATACTTTCATTCCTTTCATTTTTCTCAAAAATCATTAAATCTTCTAATTCAGAAGCATTTAATAACAAAGGCGAATGCGTCGCAATAATCATTTGTGTGCCATTTTGTGCAGCATATTTGATACCCCTTGCAACGCCATTAATCATATCTGGATGTAAGCCCATTTCTGGTTCGTCAATACATACTACGCTTCCTCTATTTGGGTTATAGAAGATTGAAAGCAATAGCAAGTACCTTAAAGTAGCATCAGAAATATGCTCAATAGTAATGGCTCTATCTAAGTTTTTTTCTTTTAGAGAAAGTAAGCTTTTACCCGCAATAGGAGTGGTAAAAACAAGTTCTCTGAAGTTTGGATTAATCTTTTTAAACTCTTCTACCAGTTTATCAAAAGCTTTTACTGAATTCCCATTCAAATAACTTAACAATCCTGTCAGATTTTTACCATCACTTAAAAGGTTTACTTCCGAATAGTAAGGCGACAATTGACGGATGGGACTTTCAAAAGTAGTATCGAAATTGTCGTATATTTCGATGCCTTTTAGTAATTGATCAGCAACCTCCAAAGTGGTATCTCCTACCAAAATATCGTAAGAATTTCCAATTTTTCTTATTGTAAATTCAATATGGTAATTATCATTAGTGAAAGTATCGTCAACATTCTTTACAACATTTTTATCAAAATCATAACGTAAGTAAATTGTAGAGGCATCAGGATGTATAAAATTACAAGCACCAGAAAAGCCTCCCCATTTTTGCATAAATAACTTTTCAAATTCACTCGCATTTAAAAAAGCTTTCAACAAACATATCGCCTTAATGAAATTTGATTTTCCTGTTCCGTTAATTCCTAGCAGAACATTGGTATCAGCATTTAATTCGATGGTTTGTTCATTGCCAAAACTAAAGAAATTTTGAATCGTTATTTTCTTAATCATAGTGTTGTGATGAAATGCTGAAATATACCCTTATAAATAATTTGTGCCACGACAATCGTGGCACAAATATAAACGCTTAATACAACATTCTGAACTTAATCGTATTGTCGATTCCTTTCAATTCCTCTACGATTTCGTCGGCATATTCTTTGGCAACATCGGTAATTACATAACCAATATTGTTGGTTGTTTTTAGGTACTGACCTTTGATATTCACATTGTATTTAGCAAATATTCCGTTCATTTTTGCTAAAATACCTGGCACATTGTGGTGAATATGCAACAAACGGTGGGCATCTTCGAGTGCTGGTAGTTGTAGCTCTGGGAAGTTGACCGAGCCATAAGTACTACCGTTGTTCATAAACTGCAACAATTTACTTGGCACAAACTCGCCAATATTGGCCTGAGCTTCTTCGGTTGAGCCACCTACGTGTGGAGTCAAAATAACTCTTGGCAAACCTCTGAGTTCATTGATAAACTCTTCGTCGTTGGTTTTTGGTTCGTATGGAAATACGTCTACAGCTGCTCCCCATACTTTGCCCGACTTGAGGGCATTTACTAAGGCTGGGATTTCTACAACGTGACCTCTTGATAGGTTAATAAAAATCACGTTGTCTTTCATCAAGGCAAATTCTTTTTCGCCTATGATATTGGCGTTGGTTTTGCGGCCATCTACGTGCAACGATATAAAATCAGCAACACTCAATAACTCTTCAAGTGTTTTACATTTTTTGGCATTTCCCAATGCTAATTTATCTACAGCATCATAGAAGTACACTTCCATACCCATAGCTTCGGCAATTACCGATAACTGTGTACCAATACTACCATAACCTACTAATCCGAGTTTTTTACCACGAATTTCATACGAATTAGTAGCCGATTTATCCCATTTTCCAGCGTGCATTTTATTTGACTTCGTCATGATGTCACGTGTCAAAATAATCATTTCGCCAATAGCCATTTCTACTACCGAACGAGTATTTGAATATGGAGCATTAAATACGGCAATACCTCTGTTTTCGCACTCTTCCAAATTAATTTGGTTAGTACCTATACAGAATGCCCCTACAGCCATCAAACGGCTAGCGTTGGGATGTTCTAATACACGTTTGGTCAAGTTGGTTTTTGAACGTAAGCCCAAAATAGATACACCCTTGATACGCTGAATTAGTTCTTCTTCGTCCAATGCCCCTTTTAAAAGCTCTACTTGAAAACCTTCCGTTTTGAAAGCTTCAACGGCTTTTGGGTGTACATTTTCCAATAACAATACCTTAATTTTTGATTTTGGATATGACTGGGCACGGCTTAGACCATTGATATACAAAAACTCATCTAACGACCCTACTACCTCATCAGCCTTTTCTACGACCTTCTGGCGTTCTACGTTTTCGATAAAAGCAAAAAACTTATTGGCTAAGCCCGATTCACGCAATTCGTAGTCGGTATAACCATCGCCAATGGCGTATACATCGCCCTCCAAGTGTAAATCTTGGAGTAATTTTACTTTACCTTTATCCTGCGAAAGAAGGTTGCTTTCGTCATAACCGATAATATTACCTTCGGTATCGTAAACAAAAGTATTGGCATAGACATTTTCTTCTTTTACGCCCATCGATACGGCTACAGGTACAATAAAGTCTTTGAAGCCACTCGATACGATATAGATATTTTCGCTATATTGGTTAATAAACTCTTTGTTACGAGCAAATGAATCTGAGATTTTTCCCATCAAAAACTCAATCAAAGTAGCTACATGCTCGCGGTTTGCTGGCAATAATGCAACTCTTGCTTTTAAGGAATCTGCAAATCCTATTTCGCCTAACATTCCTTTATCGGTAATGGCTTTGATTTCACCGACAATCTTGTCTTTATCTTTATGACCAGCCAATGCTATGGCTGCGAGTTCGTCTAGTCCTTCTACTTTGGTAAAAGTACTATCAAAATCAATGACGAAGTTTACTTGTTGTTCTGCTGTCTTTGTCAACATTTTCTTGCTGTATTGTAAGTCAGGGTCAAAGCCTTTTCCTACGTAATTATTGATAATAAATACAATTTATGAATGAGTCAAAAAATCAAAAGCTCTATTTTCCGACCAGAGTATTCCTTCAAATTTTTTTTGTAAAAAGCCACAATGACCACCTTTGGCGGGTGCTTGAAAATAAACCTTTTCTAGCGACTTGGCTTTATCAAAAGGGAAACATTCTTTTGATAAAAAAGGGTCATTTTGGGCATTTACAATTAATGTGGGTATGGCAATTTTATCAATAAAAAACACCGAACTATTACGGTGGTAATAGTCTTCTGCGTCTTTGAATCCGTGGAGTTGTGAAGTGTAATAATTATCAAAATCTCGTAAAGTACGAATTTTTGATATATTTGAAGTGTTGATTTTTTCTGGAAAATACTTTGCTTTTTCTAGGATTTTCTTGGTAAGGGTTTTGTTAAACCTTCGGGTATAAACCCAATCTTGCCAGCTTTCCATTTTGCTACTACTTCCAGAAAGGTGCAAAGGTACGGAAAATGTTACAGCCTTTTTGATTTCAGGAGCAAGATTTTCGCCTTTTTCGCCCAAATACTTCAAGGTAAGATTGCCCCCTAGGCTAAAACCCATCAGGTATATTTCGGTATACGTTTTGCTGGCATACCTAACCACAAAGTCCAAGTCGTCGGTAGCTCCGCTATGATAAAATCGAAGTTGCTTGTTGACCTCGCCCGAGCAACTTCTGTAATTCCATGCTAAACAATCAAATCCTTTGTGGTTAAATAGGCTTACCATACCCGTAATGTATTGTCGGGTAGAGTCGCCTTCGAGGCCATGACAAAGAATCAGGAGTGGGTTGCTTTTGTGGGCTGACAGTGGTGGTACTTTTGACCAATCTAAATCCAGAAAATCGTGATCGGGGGTATCCAAACGGACACGCTGATAGTTGATGCCCTCTACTTTACGAAACAGTGAAGGGTAAATGGTTTGAAAATGACCATTTGGCAGCCAAAAAGGTGGCTGGTAATCAGAGTGTTTGATAACTGGCATTTGTTTCAGAATTAGTCCTTGAAATTAGGGCTAATCTTTGAAATCCAGTATATTTTATACAAAATTCATAATTAATTCATCGTAAAGTTACATTTATGTAAATTACTCAGCATATTGGTGATTTGCGAATAATGGTGTTGAAAAGAATAAGGTATTCTCTCCAAAACAATTATCTGATTTAAACTTTCTATTAACAGGCAAAGCTATCCGCCTGTCAATAGAAAGAATATTAACCAAGTGATTCGTTGAACGCTTGGCTATCTATAAAAAGCGACTGTACCTTGTAGCTCTATTACATACCTACTTTTGGTAAAATAGGCAAACTTTCGTTGCCATCTTCACCCACAGCCTGAACAGCAAAGAAGTAATGGTCTTTTGAATAAGGTAAATTGATGCCATTTTTTGTCGTAAAAATTTTCTTTTGCCAGAAGGGCTGATACGTTTCTCGAACCAAAACATAATATCCTTTTACCTTGCCCGCCGACTTAGGGGTTTGCCAAAACAACGTGGTAGAATTAGTTAACGACTTGGTATCGATAGTGACATTTTGGGGCGTAGCTGGGGCTTTGGCCAAATTGGCCAGTGTAGCCAAGTTCATAGCAGTATTTTTACGAAGGTATTCAAAATCCATGAATTCGGGTAAATCACCGTACTGAGTACCTTTTTCTGTTCTTAAATCTTGATGTTGGTGTTCAAAATTTTCATTCATCTCGGTTACTCGCACAGCCGCAAAGCCACGATTGACAAACGGTGTGTGGTCGCCTCCACGCAAGAAACGGTCGTTGCGATACACCATTACTACCTCTAAATTATCGACATATCGTTCTCCAATTTCTTTGGTATAGCGAGCCAGCTGACGAGCCTTGCCATCGTTTTCTTGCCCCATATTACGAATACTTGCTGCTTTTTTATCTAGTTCAAAAACAGGTAATCCTTCACTGAATACCCTAACTCGGGTATTGTCGATAATACGTGTTTCGTTACTATTGTTTGAGCCAACAATATCATTATTGAGAATAGCCTCTATATTCCATTTTTCGTCTATGGCTTTCTGAGCCAAATAATCTGCTCCTAAAAGCCCTTGTTCTTCGCCACTTACTACCAAAAAGATAACCGTTGCAGGGAATTTGGCTTGCGACATTACCCGAGCTAGCTCAATTACAGTAGCTGTACCCGAACCGTCGTCGTTAGCTCCAGGGGCATCTGATTCGCGATTCATGACATTAGAAACACGGCTGTCGATGTGTCCCGACACCAAGAAAATTCTGTCGTCGGTGGGGTCAGTTCCTTTCAAAATACCCATTACGTTGCCCATATCTTGGTCTTTGTCGACACGCTTACCATCGGGTTTTAATACCCAGGCATCTATTTTGGCTGTCATTCGTCCTTCCGACTGTTTGGCAAATTCTTGAAAACGACTCAAAACCCAATTTCTAGCAGCCCCAATACCTTTTTTCTTGTCGGTAGTAGTACTTAAAGTATGGCGAGTACCAAAACTTACAAGCTTGAGTATATGCGACTTGAGGCTGTCGGAGTTGACTTGTGTAACCAATTGTTCGATAACGGGGTCTCGTTGAACAATTTTTTGGGCAGATGTTTGAAATGCTATTAGTGATAATACAATAAAGGTTGTTTTTTTCATGTTGATGAAAATTTTGGTCTATCATTAAACGAAATATCCTTTCAAGTTAAGAAATCTATGGGATTCTCGTTGATAAAATAGCCCAAATACAGTTTTTATCGTATTATCGACTGTTCTTTTGAGGTAAGCAAAACCCTTGCAAAAAACACGAAGTTCTTACAAGGGTCAATTTTGACGAAATAACCTTTTTATTTGATGCGATATTTCAGTAGCAAATTAATATTATAAGCTTTTGTAGCTGCTAGCAACCAATTGATACTATTAAACATATCTTCATAACGCACCTTCAGCTTGAAGTTCTTTCTACTTGCTCCAATACCCAAATAAATTCCCGAAAGTTCTAGGGGCCTTTCGTACAAGGCATTGGTTTGATTGGACGACATTCTTAAAATATACCATATCCACTACCTGAACCGTAATTGGATTACTGTTATGGGCATAAATTTCTTTGTCGTCTATGCTTCCCAAGTCCATCGATACCGTATAGCTTTCCTAGCGTTCTCCGCTCGATAACAGGCCAAAACTCCTAATCTGCTGTGGGGCGTACTCTTTGGTCGTATTGTCTGGCTATACAAAAGTGATTGTTTTGAGGTTTTTCCGCCATTCCTTGTTAACAATTTGCCCACGCAAGGTATCGTTCGGAAATATGACTACATAGCCATCGGAAAGGTCTTTTTGAGCAAATAACGGACAATAATACAATAATAAAGCAAATAGTAAAAGCTTGTTTTCTATTGTCGAATAAAACTGATGAACGATACAAAACAATAGCTTTCATCGATTTACTTATAAGTTTGTATTTAGATGTAGCATGCCTCAATATGGCAATAATAATACTCATACCAAAATTATATACCTTTCACGCCAAAAACACCTCCTCATATCCAGGCAAAACGCTCATCTATATACCTTAATATTTTTGGCTTATATAGCAAAAAACTCCATAAGTGTATTGAACACCTACGGAGTTTTTTGCAACATAGTAATTCTGTTATTACTTTGCCAAAGCAGCTTTCAAGTTTTCGTCGATTGCCGCCAAGAATTCTTCAGTATATAAGTAGTGTTCACCATGAGAAACTTTGTTTCCGTGGATACACACTGCTAAGTCTTTAGTCATTTTACCAGACTCAACTGTTTCGATACATACTTTTTCCAAAGTCTGGCTAAAGTTGATTAGCTCCTCGTTACCGTCCAATTTACCACGGAATTCCAAGCCACGAGTCCAAGCAAAAATAGAAGCAATTGGGTTAGTAGAAGTAGGTTTTCCAGCTTGGTGGTCACGGTAGTGA
The DNA window shown above is from Flectobacillus major DSM 103 and carries:
- a CDS encoding M20/M25/M40 family metallo-hydrolase, whose translation is MKKTTFIVLSLIAFQTSAQKIVQRDPVIEQLVTQVNSDSLKSHILKLVSFGTRHTLSTTTDKKKGIGAARNWVLSRFQEFAKQSEGRMTAKIDAWVLKPDGKRVDKDQDMGNVMGILKGTDPTDDRIFLVSGHIDSRVSNVMNRESDAPGANDDGSGTATVIELARVMSQAKFPATVIFLVVSGEEQGLLGADYLAQKAIDEKWNIEAILNNDIVGSNNSNETRIIDNTRVRVFSEGLPVFELDKKAASIRNMGQENDGKARQLARYTKEIGERYVDNLEVVMVYRNDRFLRGGDHTPFVNRGFAAVRVTEMNENFEHQHQDLRTEKGTQYGDLPEFMDFEYLRKNTAMNLATLANLAKAPATPQNVTIDTKSLTNSTTLFWQTPKSAGKVKGYYVLVRETYQPFWQKKIFTTKNGINLPYSKDHYFFAVQAVGEDGNESLPILPKVGM